In Glycine max cultivar Williams 82 chromosome 4, Glycine_max_v4.0, whole genome shotgun sequence, the genomic stretch GAGGGAACATGCCCATAATTTCCGTCAGATTTAGAGTTCAATCCTACTTGTCATTGTGATCATATGAATCATAATTGTAGTTATCAGTGTAGTAAGCATGATCATGAGTTAAAAGTAGTAGGAACTAGAGATCTTTGACTACCATAGTTCTGGTGGAATGGCTGGTAGCTTGCTTTCAAATTCTTGTTCCCATTATGGTTGTTATGTCTTGAAACTTTACCATGATGTTAGTTATGTCTAGCACTTTAATATCGATAGGCCATGAGGTAATGAATCCAAAATAGGAGGAgatgattcaaattaatttgaaaatgctCAAAAATATCCTGAAGCTTCAAGCAGTAAAATTAACACCATATTTTGTGGAGGTCCCAAAGCTTGGAAATGGTACCTAGACTGCTGAAAAGTTGTGGTCACTTAAATCCACCAAATGGATGTGGGGAGTGTGCCCTGGAGATTGCCTAGGCTGGGTGTTGGTTGACGTGAAAAATAGAATGAGGATACTATTACCACATATAACCAAATTACACACACTAGGCCAAACACAATTCTCTGTTGAAAATGACTTGGTAGTTGGTAGTGAACAGACTGTTCTAGGCGGGGCGGGCCACCTTCGAATGGTGTTGGTCCTATGGACCATGAATGGATTCGCCTCTGGCCTCTATGTAAACTGTAACTTAGTACTATTGCCCAGGATGGGTTCCAAGTACTATACTAACGAACCTTTCATTTTACACCCTAACCAATTGGAACTACATTTTCTTATGTCTCGGTTGATATCCTTACCAAACTAATTAGACCTAAAACATTTTTCCTAATGAATGTAGTTACTGTAGGACTGTTTGTTCTCATGGCTTTGATCAGTTCATTAATTGTTTCAGGTTGGTACTCAGCCATTTGACATTGCTGGAATGGTATTTGGATCACAAGCAGCAAGGGGGTATGCTCAGGGATCATCACATCCTGGGTGGCTGCATATGCAGATAGGTGGTGGGTTTGAGACAACATAATTCAGAGAAGTCTCATTGGGAATGACATATCAACCGATAAGAttgattttctatttaaaaaaaacaatagtggGTTGGTTACATAGTGTGCTTTTTTAACAACCTAGTCAACTGTTGCCGAATGTTGTAGGTTTGTATTTCCATTGTTATAGTATGATATTATTTATAGAAAGTGCATCTAAATCGCATGTGCTTCGTTATATTAGCAATTAGCGAGTAGAAAACAATCTTAGTGTGGTTTTCGTTTTTTAATCCTGCTGTGATAGGATTCCTGCCTCCTGATTTGATTtgtataactatatatattgcAGGTATGCAATTGTGTATTCTGAATGATGATAGTTTGAAAATGATTGAGTCTGACAATTTGAATCATTActgcattaaaaaaaaggacaatTTGAGTCATTAACAGGAGCAGATTAAGAGAACGCTAGTGCGTTTGAAATCATGTATTGTCaatcttgttttttatttaaatttttatttgttttcttagtatatcttattattttggtcatttattatttttcatttctctctttaatttcatgactaatgtgaaaaataattaaaaattagtgaaGATATAGAGATGTTAGCAAAAGTAATAGTAAATATTgtattaagttttttaaatgatagataaaagggacaatttttttctttaataaaaaatcgaCACTTGTTTTGAGAATAAAAATCTACACTTAGAACCGAAATGgtagtaattaaaaaacaataatgtaatGGAAAGCAAAATGCATTTTAGAGGCGAGTCAAAGACTTGAACAACATTGATTACTACTAGGATGCTGAGTTATTCACGAATTCAATCGTTTGTTAAgatgaaatattaataatttgccGCAATGAAACGCGCCATTTTATCAGCTTCCTATGCCCTTtactaaaatttcttttttaaaaaaaaagctaattttctgtcttctttctctttaatcatataagaaaatttcaaatttcatgaagtttttccttgttttttttctatctaTCCAGACATAAGGTTAGAATCACCTACCATTTTTCCAAAGATACGTCAACACAGGATTCCAAACATGATTTTTACTGGTCAATTTTACAGGTGATATAAATCCAAGGGAAACACTTTCATAATATCTGGCCAGTAAAATTGACCAGTGATTTTTACACACTGGAAGTGTTTCCTTTAGATTCATATCGCCAGTCAAATTATGAATCATCCACCGAAATCCCGATTTTAAGATTCACTCGGGCATTATAAGCGCTAGTAATAGCATTTAAATGGAGCTGCTTAGATTGTTTTCAACTATCAATTCAATCATATACGGTAATTATATTTTACGATTCTGGCAACAATACTTACCAAATGGAGAGGTTTACGTGAACTCTTAATTAAACCAAAAACCATTTCTGTGATTCTTTAAGTCCATTGTGTAATTTGTTGGTAGTTATACGATAGAAGGATCACGCAATCACATTACTCATCTTGCGCTGTAACTTGGAACTAAGTGAGCTCGTAGTCTTGAGCAAGAGTTGAGTAAATTATAATATCTAGCTcacaaatattaagaaaaaaattatccataGGTATAGCGTGGATAGAAGTTTCTCACCACAGTACCTATAACTACTCACATTATAACCAAATAATAACACAAGACAAACAAACATTTCCCAAATATAAACGGCGTATGAGTAAGGTAATACACGACTCATTTGCTAGTGAGTTGTTGGTCAACTCCAATAAAGTTCAATTTCCATACATTACAAATTAGAGATCACACCTATTAAATGTTCAAATTTTTCCACACACCTATCTCTGATATGGCATTTAACTCCCCGTGCCCTTTCATCTTGGGATGATGGGACTCTTCAGGCAAACAAGATATATTCGAGGTTTTGAACCAAGAAACGTGACATTTAGGAAATCTCGCTAGCCCAATAAACACTAAAAAGTCTAAAATTAACCATACAATAAGTTAAAGCATAGCCATTCTTGCTGAAACACATGTGCTTTAGGAAAGTTAACTTCAAACTTCACAGTTATTACAGAATGCATACTGTATTTAAATATGAATGATCGAGTATGGGGACTTCCAATTGGTCAAGGATAGTGGATGCAATAATTCAAGGCAGTCCAGTGTCACTTGATGAATTGGTTATCCTTTACTTGCTACACAAAACCCCAGATCCCAATCCTTTAGCGCCGTACACTAAAGGAAACCACAAAATTTTATTGAGATACACTATTGTAAGTGTTCAAGATCAGCTTTGAAGTCCAGTGTCAGTGTCAGAGATCCATGCTGGAAATTGTTCACTAGGttaaaatgactaaaattgACTGAATTCAACATAGCAAAAAATGAAAGGTGTTGTTAACCAATGCTCTTAGGGCATTGTTGAAGAAGCATTTAATAATACTCTCTATTAacaatatcatttaataaacaaatCCTCCTGATAgcttaaagaagaaaataatgatgGCTTTATAGATTTACAAGATATTAAATGCTTCTACTTTTTCATTCAATACTTTTTAAATTAGACGGTGAGATTATGTATAACTGTAAGGTTCCTGCCTTTGTGACATAGAGGTCACAAGTTCAAACTTGAAAATAGCCTCTTCGCATGCCTGGTAAGGCTTCATATATCAACCCTCCCTACATCCCATTTGGGCACTGGACCGCTCTTTTACCTTTTATTATAATTCCTTAACAAGGATCCTAAGGCCACTCATTAACAAATTCCAAAAGTAAATGAGTTTGTTCAATGATACCTGTTTAAGGCAGTTTTACTGATGGGAATCACACCTTCCGGAGATACAAGAGCATCAACTGGAAGATCAGATGAAGTCATTGGTATTAGTCCTTCATCCAGTATTTGTTCGGAATACGACAGTGCAACTGCAAATCCAAAGCCAAATTGCTTGATGACGACAAATTTTTGTAGGTTTGGTTTAACCAAAATTATGTATCCTAGATGGAATCAATGCATACCAAGCAAGGGCTGCTTCCAATTCCGCGTCTTTGCAAGGTCTTGGTAATTCTTCAGGAATGTATCATAGTAACTGTAGACGGGGGATGGCAGGGGACAGAGTGAGTTGTTGTGGGAGGTGGGGTTAATGTGCATGTTTTTTGGTGCTGTATTGTGTGGAGGCAGGGTATAAAGTAGGTAGCTATGgttatactttatatatattgGGTTCTAGAAATATAAATACTTTATAACCATGTGGGTATGTTGCAGGCAGATGCCTCGCTTTTGAATCTGATGTAAAAGGGTTTGGTACCCCCTGTACCATTGGTTAGTTaatttatatccttttgctgattaaaaaaacaaaaactgtagAAGGGGGATATTAACTGTAAAAAACTTGGACTATGATTTTATAGCATTTttgacataataataataataataataataataataataataataataataataataataataataattcaggACATAATAAGTGAAATGTCAAAAGTGAAGTATAAGTTAGTGAAGTAGTCCCCATTCTAACAAAAACAGTTTTTGCAATGGTTGGTTCGGTAATATAAGACAGGCCAGAATTGTTAATTCAACTCATAAATTTCGCTACAACTGAGAACATGAGACAGATTTCAACTgtaagaaagaagaaacaaatataaaagCATACCCTCTGCCACGACCTAAACGTCTTCCAGATCTGTCAAATGCCAGTCCTGGGAAGAAACATAATAGAAAAAGATTAGCTACATGCAAGCTACGActctaataattaaataagaaatgagaAGCACACCAGGTAAAAGGAACAAATCAACTGGATCATTTGCCTGCATAACTGTACCAAAGAGAGCTTTTCAAATGGTTGTTGATTGATATTGGCCAATCGGGattattagaaaatacattAAATGGAAGTCAACCCTACaagaatcataaaaataaaattaaatgctcAACAGTAGCCAAGATAGAGAGAAGAAAGATGCACATAACTTTTATCCTGTCCTTTGGAAGCGGCTTTGTAAAAATTATGCCATAAGAAGCTTTACTtggttgttttttctttaaaaaaacaaaggaactCATATCTTTTAGCTGAAGAACCCCATTTAGAATATGCAAACTACCTATAAATTGATGTCACCTACAGACTTTCACATTGAcccaaagaaaaaacagaaatttgacaaaattttacataaaaaaaggaTAACTGGATAAGTTCCCAAATTTTAGTCTCACGTGCTGTTACAGAGTATGACCTGATAATAGTGGCATTTTGCAAAACTTTCAAAGATAAATCAGAAAGTTAAGCACATTATTTTTGCAAGTAGGCTACACCTATGAAAGCTAAATCGCagggttttaaaaaattgtacgCAACCCCAGTTACGGTTGTAATGTCAAGGATTTGGGATCTCAAATGTGGATTCACTAGCCAAATTAATTGCAATTTTCCACAATATTAAAAATCGCAACAAAGTCATAACCACAATtgcaatttaaaaaatgttgaagcAGGAAGATCAAAACCACGCATTCACACATTCAAACAATCAAAAGGTTGGATGAAGATCCGCTGACCCATATTTTATATCAACAAATCTGACTAAAAATATGCATATGAAATATACACGGTCTGATCTTCATCCAACGGTTCCAATTGATGAATGCGTGTATATGCAAGAATCCATCTATAAGCAAGAATTTGGTAGTAAATGAAAAGAATTTCTACGTTACActgtcaactaattaaaaataatcttttatatGATTTATAAAATACTTATTATAAAAGTCTAAACAAACCTACATTATACATGATTGTTTGTGATTGAATTAGAGTGTAAAAATCTTTTGCTCTATTTACTCAAAGAACAAAACGAACTCTTAGAATCTTGAGACTATCTCTAGTTAATGTGGGACTTGGGTATTTTTGAATACGAACAAAGAAAGAGGGGCAAGGCAAGTACCATCTTCACGCGCATTTCCATCAACATCAACCGGAGCAGGCTCTAAGATGTCCATTGAGTTTGCAATGAGATCATCAATTCCCGATATGTGGAGCATACGCATGTGACTATTCTTATCCTCCACGCGCGGCACATAGAGTTTCTTTCCATCTGCAAATTCAAAAATGTTTAACCAGCTTTTTAAGAAATAATGCAAAtaatatgtaaaaagaaaaaaaaaaaagaaagaaattcttATTTGAGTATCAGAAAATGCGAGGACGCACCAGTAGCATTGTTATGTTGCAAAATTTGtgacaatatttttaaagtgtCGACTTCGCGAAGAGCAGCGCAGCTTATGTACGCGCATAGCCTGCGACTGGATTTGAACCACGGAGCTCCCAAAACTATGTCTTGAACGGTGTTATCTGTAAAACAATAAACGAAGAGAAGAATACGTTACGACATATAAGCTGAGCTAGATGGTTAATCGAAAATTAAGATTCTAATAAACTAATATACCGAtaaaaggagaaggaagagagaattTATGGTCACATTTTAACAAACTAATGATTGCTgataaagaaagagagaagaataGGTTATAAGATTGTTAATAATGAGTGAGCGACGTAGGCATAGAGATATTTAGATAGTGATACCTTGGTGAGATCGGAGGGAGGGTTGGATGGATTTTAGGGTTTTTCTGACCTGCGTTCGAAGTAAGCGCTTATGTTTGAAAATGGCGTCGAGACCATCGTGTTTGGGGGTGTTGGTGTTAGTGCTCATCCTCAATTGGCCACACGTTGCTGCTCTTGTGCACCACTGTGTCATCAGCGTCTGTGCTCgcatcttttcatttttcacttttaGTCTTTCTTCGTTAAAACGTATTgtatttgtttatattattttccgATCGTCTCCTCCTcgtcctttcatttttttttatgcgtCCTTACGTAACTGGTTAAAGCGgaaagaaaattcatttttttaagatcatttaaatagattttatgttttttttttgctcattttattttttttataataaatatttttaggtttcATTGCATGTTTGGTGTTGTAATATAGTGTTTTTGGAAACACATTCTAGAATTAGTTAGGCATGCGATTTGATGCgagtttgatttaaaattaatttaaatcaaacaagaaaattaaGTGCCATACAGTTCGATTTTTGCGGCTAAAAAATTCtgtcaataaatattaaattttttgttattaatcaGAAAAAATTGGAATAATAACTAGTTAAACAATCAACATATAAATaagcaacaaaaatttcaacatTTGAACTTAAAGTAAAACAACACAAGTGGaacaatacttaaataaaaaccagtcaacttaaaaataattattccatTCAAACTATTTTAGATTTGGTTGAAGTTTTGTCGGCGCTATTCATTTTACTATTTGAGAACATTGAAATCGTTAAACTATATCATAATAGTTTTaagttttggattttttttttttgggcttCATGGGTATggtatttgtttattatatttcaatttttaaactatgtttaacataatatattagtCTTTGTAATGATGGTGATAATAATACAATTTCTCTTGTGATCTTTTTTCCACTATTTGACTACACCTAATAATTATAAGTAATGAATTCggtatttcatttaataaaaaaatttagcttataaaaatatttaaattttaaaaataatagacaaatttaaatgttttgatCCATTGATCTAATCCAAACCATTTACAAACAGATTGGTCTGGGTCACGAGTTTGATCAAACCCAATCCAAATCGATCCGCGTACACTCATAATTAAACATGTTGTAAGGATTCAATCCTAAGTTCgtgcatataaaaaaatctattatctCTTAAAtagatttcaatattttaagaGAATAATTATTTGCTACCATAACCTTTTTTACTCTGAAGCAAGATAAAGCTAAATTTGAGTCATCTAAAACATGACCACTAGGGTCTAAAACATAGATTATTATAGCAATTCAATTATGATTTTACTATATATAGAATTAGTAACTATTTGGGAAAGACTTGAATTATTTGGGAAATTGCATTTGATTAGTAAAACTGAGTTTTTATGAACGAGCTACTATTTGGAAGGATTATTGAATTTGCATTTCTTCCATGAGGGAAAGTACAtactaacaagaaaaaaatgaaccGTTAACAATAGTAGTCATATAAACAAGTAAACCCTAGACAAGTTTGTCCAAATGATCCCGGTAAAGCTAGCCAAACCTAGAAATGGGGATTAAAATCCTATCACAGGACATGCTTTGATTGTTCAAGTCCTTGACCTCTAGGCATTTAGGTATTTTACAGACACATTCTTGAGGTAGAAGAACATCCATGCTTCCAACACTCGAGCTGCCCCTTGGCAAAGGATCTTAGTGTCAGAATAACTCACAATTTCACCACAAGCTagacttttgttgttttcttaaGGCTCAGCCTCATGAAATTCAATTATCGTCATTCTAAGCATGATCATTTGGCTCCAGTACACTTAAAAGAGCCAATtactataaaagaaaaataggcaTCATGCATTCGCTACCTCAAATGAGGTCATAACAAGGTGGCTGAGTTTCTCTAGATTCTGTGATATCTCTGATAAAATTTTGGTTCCTTCACTATCTTTCTCATCTCTAATGGAAACAAGCTCTAAGAACCGACTGTTGGCTTTCAGAGCCTTCACCCTTTCAGTAAGGAAAGACAGTTCTTTTGGTAGAAAGGCTTCACCTCCTTTTCCTGTTACAACAAAATCATTATGAGGAATGGTAATAAGCATAATAATTAGAGAAAACCCCAAATATGTCGTCCAAAGTTATATGTATTACCaccttgttttttaaaaaaaattgtgactaAATTAGTCCATTAATGATCTAAAATGTCACAATATTAGTCTTCTACAAATTTTCATCAAATTAGTTTTTCTCTAAAATGTCATCATATTCATCTTTATACAAGACATAAGTGGTGACCAAAGGAAATTTAGTGACGAAGTGACTTAGTGACCAAATTTTAAGGACTAATGTGGTGATGCATGTAACTCGGAGAACTAAATTGAATGTTTCCTCCAATAATCATTAGAATTATAATGCTACCTATTCATGAAGGCATCTTACCTGTCTCGCTGTCTAAATTATTAACACTGTCAGAGCTAGACAGTAAGGAATAAATTCCACTTTCTGCTAAGGGTgttctattttctgttttcttcaTCCGGCCAAGAAGATATGTTTTCTCTGCTTTAAAATCTTTGACTGATTCATTGTGTTTTACCCCTCCATTTTCTGCCTGAGATGATACAACTTGATTAGAATTGAGGCCTTTTTCTGCATTACCTTCCCCTTCATTGAGCTTGAATGAAGAGCTATTATCACCAATAGATGAgttagattccctactaaaagtaTTTTCTTCTGCTAAGCttccatatttttttctataaatctCCAATTCAGCTTCTAAAGCTTTGAGATCTTCCTCTCGTTTGAGAAGCATATCATTAGATGCTTGTAGGGCTTCTTCATCATACTCAGCCTGCTCCTCCATCATTCTCTGATACTGCAAAGCCTCCATTTGCACCGCTGCCTTCTCGGCCTGTAACCGGGTGATCATGGCCATTGCATTGTTGGCAGCAACAGCTGAAGCACTTCTTTCTTCATCCAGCTCCATGTACAAAGCCATGAGTGATTTGCGATCCAAACGAACTTGCCTCTTCAAATTGTTTAagatggcatcatcaaaatcagtTTGGGGATTTACATCATTAGAGTCAGAGGAAAATTCTGTCTTTTCCAGTGGTGATTTCCTGTTAATCCTGTAAGTCCATCTGGGACTGTTGTTTGCAGAATCGGTGAGTGGGATTCCAAAGAACTTATTGCCCCTTGTAAAAGTTGGGGTGAATTTGCTGGACTCATCGTTCAAATCTTCAACTTCTCCCAATAGAGGCAAAGAGGTAGATTTGGTGTCTCCGCTTGCTGTatagaacaaaaaaattattttgtaaaagatGCCGGGATCACATTTTCAGTCATGAGTAAATCTAGTATAAGTTCAGTGTCTATATAGCTTATAGGCACAACTAATCAAAAGTAGgatttattgaaataataacaataaagtcTGTGTTGACACCAATGCTGAAGTGATTATAATATTAATCAGATAATGTGTTCTCGTAGTCCTTTATTTGATaccaattaaaacatatatGGCACAATAAGAACTCAAATACAGCTAgaaagatataatttttaatctgcATAAACTAGCATATACATAGTATCAGGAAATTCTAGTTTTTCACATCACATTTAACACTCCAAAGAAATTCTAGTTTTGCATATACTCACATTTAACAATCGGACTATTAACATTGAAGCCAAACTCATCCTCTTGAAGCTCCGGATCCGACATAAATTTGAGTTCTTTGTACCTGATGTGATGCAATTCTAGACCATTAGGTTCCTCACtttttgatgttgaaaatggAAAAGCTCTCGGTGAAGGAGTTGGGGCTCGCGCAAATGATGACGAGTGCTTCACTTTTATATTAGAATTAGAAGAAGACTTCATTTTCAATGGCTCTCCACAGCATGAACACTTCTGGTTGCTGCTTCTATCAACCTGCATGACCCCATCATCCTTCAAACTCAACTGAATTGGTTGGTCATCCTGAACAAAGCACTCCAAATCCTTATGCAAAATCCCCACAAGGGACTTGTAGGTGTCGCAATCCGATTCTTTCTCAGTTGCAAATGAAAGCAGGCACCCCTCACACATCTTCCTTATGTCAGAAAGCTTCTTGTGGTTGTGACAAAATGCCAAAGACGACATGTCCTTCTTGTGAGCCTCACACAC encodes the following:
- the LOC100817859 gene encoding probable myosin-binding protein 5 isoform X1, coding for MANRSFSQFVEQEMGKFTHFVIYVLLEWVLIFILFLDGFLAFLANEFARFFELHIPCWLCTRFDHVMVHRNPDFYYNESVCEAHKKDMSSLAFCHNHKKLSDIRKMCEGCLLSFATEKESDCDTYKSLVGILHKDLECFVQDDQPIQLSLKDDGVMQVDRSSNQKCSCCGEPLKMKSSSNSNIKVKHSSSFARAPTPSPRAFPFSTSKSEEPNGLELHHIRYKELKFMSDPELQEDEFGFNVNSPIVKSSGDTKSTSLPLLGEVEDLNDESSKFTPTFTRGNKFFGIPLTDSANNSPRWTYRINRKSPLEKTEFSSDSNDVNPQTDFDDAILNNLKRQVRLDRKSLMALYMELDEERSASAVAANNAMAMITRLQAEKAAVQMEALQYQRMMEEQAEYDEEALQASNDMLLKREEDLKALEAELEIYRKKYGSLAEENTFSRESNSSIGDNSSSFKLNEGEGNAEKGLNSNQVVSSQAENGGVKHNESVKDFKAEKTYLLGRMKKTENRTPLAESGIYSLLSSSDSVNNLDSETGKGGEAFLPKELSFLTERVKALKANSRFLELVSIRDEKDSEGTKILSEISQNLEKLSHLVMTSFEVANA
- the LOC100777775 gene encoding 5-formyltetrahydrofolate cyclo-ligase, mitochondrial isoform X2; the encoded protein is MRAQTLMTQWCTRAATCGQLRMSTNTNTPKHDGLDAIFKHKRLLRTQVRKTLKSIQPSLRSHQDNTVQDIVLGAPWFKSSRRLCAYISCAALREVDTLKILSQILQHNNATDGKKLYVPRVEDKNSHMRMLHISGIDDLIANSMDILEPAPVDVDGNAREDVMQANDPVDLFLLPGLAFDRSGRRLGRGRGGYQTLLHQIQKRGICLQHTHMVIKYLYF
- the LOC100817859 gene encoding probable myosin-binding protein 5 isoform X2 gives rise to the protein MVHRNPDFYYNESVCEAHKKDMSSLAFCHNHKKLSDIRKMCEGCLLSFATEKESDCDTYKSLVGILHKDLECFVQDDQPIQLSLKDDGVMQVDRSSNQKCSCCGEPLKMKSSSNSNIKVKHSSSFARAPTPSPRAFPFSTSKSEEPNGLELHHIRYKELKFMSDPELQEDEFGFNVNSPIVKSSGDTKSTSLPLLGEVEDLNDESSKFTPTFTRGNKFFGIPLTDSANNSPRWTYRINRKSPLEKTEFSSDSNDVNPQTDFDDAILNNLKRQVRLDRKSLMALYMELDEERSASAVAANNAMAMITRLQAEKAAVQMEALQYQRMMEEQAEYDEEALQASNDMLLKREEDLKALEAELEIYRKKYGSLAEENTFSRESNSSIGDNSSSFKLNEGEGNAEKGLNSNQVVSSQAENGGVKHNESVKDFKAEKTYLLGRMKKTENRTPLAESGIYSLLSSSDSVNNLDSETGKGGEAFLPKELSFLTERVKALKANSRFLELVSIRDEKDSEGTKILSEISQNLEKLSHLVMTSFEVANA
- the LOC100777775 gene encoding 5-formyltetrahydrofolate cyclo-ligase, mitochondrial isoform X1, coding for MRAQTLMTQWCTRAATCGQLRMSTNTNTPKHDGLDAIFKHKRLLRTQVRKTLKSIQPSLRSHQDNTVQDIVLGAPWFKSSRRLCAYISCAALREVDTLKILSQILQHNNATDGKKLYVPRVEDKNSHMRMLHISGIDDLIANSMDILEPAPVDVDGNAREDVMQANDPVDLFLLPGLAFDRSGRRLGRGRGYYDTFLKNYQDLAKTRNWKQPLLVALSYSEQILDEGLIPMTSSDLPVDALVSPEGVIPISKTALNSMDL